The DNA segment aaagatgaaatagttaaaatgttcactgcaaaattctttccactttttgtatgtttgaaaatgtccATAATCCAACGTTGGAAAAATAATGCATTGTGATCTGctctgggaggaggaagggctaagttttgtctttgtttttttaatagaaaaggtacaaaaatgaaaacaaaatgggcGAAATCTTCCTCAACTCTCTCCCGCCTTCGGGCTGTGGGCCGTTAGTAAAACTGCTTGAATGAAATCATCGAGGACCGCTTGCGAAATACCAAATCCTCGAGAGCGAGGCCCAAGGCTGCCAAAACCTCGCGAGGGACAGGGACGCGATCCAAGCTCCGCATCCCACTTCGGTGCCGAGGAGGTAGGGTTGGAGCGAGCACTAACGGAAACGCGGCCTGGCCGTTACCAGGGGGTTCCCGGCCCGCGGCCGCTGACCGCCGAGCGCCGCAAGTAAATACCTTAGCGGGGCGGGGGAGAGAAGCGtcgaatttcaaaaaaaaaaaaaaaaaaaagcccaaacccCCACAGCCCCGGGCGGGCGGGCGCGCGCCATGGGCGCCCTTTGGCTGCGGGAGTGAGTGGAGGATGCTGGGAAGGAGGTAAAATGGCCACCGGCGGCGGCgcggaggaggagaggaagcggGGGCGGACGCAGCTCCTGTCTCTTGCGCGCCCGGCGGCCCGGGCCGAGGAGGCCGAGGGCGGCCGCGAGAAGATGGGCTGGGCCCAGGTGGTGAAGAACCTGGCCGAGAAGAAGGGCGAGTTCCGCGAGTCGCGGCCTCCGCGGCGGGAGGAGGAGGGCGGTAACGGCGCGCGCGGCGGGCTCAGCGTCCCCGCGGGCCTGGCGGCGCCAGGCCTCGGTGACTTTCCCCCGGCCGGCCGCGGGGACCCGAAGGGCCGCCGGAGAGACCCGGCCGGCGAGGCGACGGACGCCCGCAAGAAGAAGGGCGCAGCCGAGGCGGGCAGGAGGAAGAAGGCCGAAGTGGCGGCCATGGCGGCCCCGGCCAAGCCCGACGCGGCCGAAGACGCGGCCGAGCGGCCCCCACAGGACGAGCAGGCGACGCCGGCTGGCCCCGCGGCGGGCCCGGGCAAGGGCCGCTTCCTCGTGCGCATCTGTTTCCAGGGAGACGAGGGCGCCTGCCCAACCCGGGACTTCGTGGTGGGCGCGCTCATCCTGCGCTCCATCGGCATGGACCCGAGCGACATCTACGCGGTCATTCAGATCCCTGGCAGCCGGGAGTTCGACGTGAGCTTCCGCTCGGCGGAGAAGCTGGCCCTATTCTTACGCGTCTACGAGGAGAAGCGCGAGCAGGAGGACTGCTGGGAGAACTTTGTGGTGCTGGGGCGGAGCAAGTCCAGCTTGAAGACGCTCTTCATCCTCTTCCGGAACGAGACGGTGGACGTGGAGGACATCGTGACCTGGCTTAAGCGCCACTGCGATGTGTTGGCCGTGCCGGTGAAAGTGACCGACAGGTTTGGGATCTGGACCGGGGAGTACAAGTGCGAGATCGAGCTGCGCCAGGGGGAGGGCGGGGTCAGGCACCTGCCGGGGGCCTTCTTCCTGGGGGCCGAGAGGGGCTACAGCTGGTACAAGGGGCAGCCCAAGACGTGCTTTAAATGTGGTTCCCGGACCCACATGAGTGGCAGCTGCACACAGGACAGGTGCTTCAGGTGCGGGGAGGAGGGGCACCTGAGCCCTTACTGCCGGAAGGGCATCGTGTGTAACCTCTGTGGCAAACGAGGACACGCCTTTGCCCAGTGTCCCAAAGCGGTTCACAATTCTGTGGCAGCTCAACTAACCGGCGTGGCCGGGCACTGAACACCCGCCTGTCTGCCAGGGTGAACACAGAGCCAGCTTACCCCTCTTAAGtgccaaaacttttttttaaaccattttttatcGTTTTTGAAGGAGATCTTCTTAAAACTACAAGAGACATCTCACTTTGCCTTCCTAAACTGAGTTTACTCCATTTCAGCCTTTCCTGAATTTGGTGACTCTGTCATCAGTAACGACTACCGACCGAGAACTGTAGTGTGCAGATATGTCTCCCCGcccttgtttaaaatttattttcatttttgtatttggagattttttttctggtactttTTACTCCCCACCCCTTGTCTTCTCCCCGGATTTTCATTCTTCGGCTGCCTTGCTCATCTTTGTGCCCCAGTGCTAGGTAGGGGCCCAGCACATGGTCGGCACTCcatcaatgtttgttgaattgagaACATTGTTGACCCTGGCTTCTGTCAGGGTGTCTATCTTTTGCAGCTCATCCCGTCCCCTTTTAATTTGCTGCTTCTAATCTATGTGGTCTGAGAATTTGTGAAACCAGTGTTGTTAGAA comes from the Delphinus delphis chromosome 15, mDelDel1.2, whole genome shotgun sequence genome and includes:
- the ZCCHC3 gene encoding zinc finger CCHC domain-containing protein 3, which produces MATGGGAEEERKRGRTQLLSLARPAARAEEAEGGREKMGWAQVVKNLAEKKGEFRESRPPRREEEGGNGARGGLSVPAGLAAPGLGDFPPAGRGDPKGRRRDPAGEATDARKKKGAAEAGRRKKAEVAAMAAPAKPDAAEDAAERPPQDEQATPAGPAAGPGKGRFLVRICFQGDEGACPTRDFVVGALILRSIGMDPSDIYAVIQIPGSREFDVSFRSAEKLALFLRVYEEKREQEDCWENFVVLGRSKSSLKTLFILFRNETVDVEDIVTWLKRHCDVLAVPVKVTDRFGIWTGEYKCEIELRQGEGGVRHLPGAFFLGAERGYSWYKGQPKTCFKCGSRTHMSGSCTQDRCFRCGEEGHLSPYCRKGIVCNLCGKRGHAFAQCPKAVHNSVAAQLTGVAGH